The proteins below are encoded in one region of Flavobacterium sp. IMCC34852:
- a CDS encoding HlyD family secretion protein, whose product MLNISNNNRIGESIEKYSTFKTLSNRPHYKILNKIIIGVSLLGLLILFLPWTQNISGTGAVTTLKPDQRPQTIHSAIAGRIEKWYVKEGDFVQKGDTILFISETKEDYLDPNLVKNTESQLKAKELAGKSYGGKVTSLAAQIAAIQNERQLKLQQAQNKIKQSRLKVKSDSMDLVAVRTQIKIATTQFNRSVALNKEGLKPMTDVEEKRLKLQETEAKIITQENKLLASENELINAKVEINRIIAEYNEKEQKARSDQYTALSSQYDTEAQVNKLKNQYTNYQIRNGMYYIKAPQSGYVNRALQSGIGETIKEGTQIVSIMPAKYDIAVETFVTPTDLPLLHKGEKVRIWFDGWPTIVFSGWPNMSYGTFGGKIVAIENFISDNGKFRVLIAPDENDVPWPKQISIGSGAQTLALLDNVPVWFEIWRTLNGFPPNYYQPKNNLQKDKK is encoded by the coding sequence ATGCTCAACATTTCCAACAACAATCGAATTGGCGAAAGCATAGAGAAATACAGCACTTTTAAAACGCTGAGCAACCGACCGCATTACAAAATTTTAAACAAAATCATAATCGGAGTTTCGCTATTGGGTTTACTGATCTTGTTTTTGCCCTGGACACAAAATATCTCAGGAACAGGCGCCGTGACAACTTTAAAACCGGATCAAAGACCGCAAACCATCCATTCTGCTATTGCGGGACGAATTGAAAAATGGTATGTCAAAGAAGGTGATTTTGTGCAAAAAGGCGATACGATTCTCTTTATTTCGGAAACCAAAGAAGATTATCTCGACCCGAATTTGGTCAAAAACACCGAAAGCCAACTCAAAGCTAAAGAGCTGGCCGGAAAATCTTATGGTGGTAAAGTTACTTCGTTGGCAGCCCAAATTGCCGCAATCCAAAATGAACGCCAATTAAAACTGCAACAAGCCCAAAATAAAATCAAACAATCCCGATTAAAAGTCAAAAGCGACAGCATGGATTTGGTAGCCGTTCGAACTCAAATAAAAATCGCGACCACACAATTCAACCGTTCGGTGGCTTTAAACAAAGAAGGTTTAAAACCTATGACCGATGTTGAAGAAAAACGCTTGAAATTACAAGAAACCGAAGCCAAGATTATCACACAAGAAAACAAGCTTTTGGCCAGCGAAAACGAATTGATTAATGCCAAAGTAGAAATCAACCGCATCATCGCCGAATACAATGAAAAAGAGCAAAAAGCCCGAAGCGACCAATACACGGCACTCAGCAGTCAGTATGACACGGAAGCTCAAGTCAACAAGCTCAAAAACCAATATACCAATTACCAAATTCGAAACGGCATGTATTACATCAAAGCGCCGCAAAGCGGTTATGTCAACCGAGCGTTACAATCGGGTATTGGTGAAACAATTAAAGAAGGCACTCAAATTGTAAGCATCATGCCGGCGAAATATGATATTGCGGTAGAGACTTTTGTTACACCAACCGATTTACCATTATTGCACAAAGGTGAAAAAGTGAGAATTTGGTTTGACGGTTGGCCTACTATTGTTTTCTCGGGTTGGCCCAATATGTCTTATGGTACTTTTGGCGGAAAGATTGTGGCCATTGAAAACTTTATCAGTGATAACGGAAAATTCAGGGTTTTAATTGCTCCTGATGAAAATGATGTGCCTTGGCCAAAACAAATCAGCATCGGTTCGGGAGCGCAAACCTTGGCTTTGTTAGACAATGTGCCCGTTTGGTTTGAAATTTGGCGAACGCTCAATGGTTTTCCACCAAATTATTACCAACCTAAAAACAACCTTCAAAAAGACAAAAAGTAA
- a CDS encoding LysR family transcriptional regulator, which yields MNYTLHQLQVFLKITQTKSITKAAEELHLTQPAVSIQLKNLQDQFEIPLTEVIGRKLFVTDFGKEIALAAENIVNEVHSINYKTLAFKGILSGKLRISVVSTGKYVMPYFLSDFTNNNKGVELDVDVANKLKVIKALKNNEVDFALVSTLPSGIEVESEVLMDNKLFLVANQKTELNNPKRANEFLSNTSLIYREEGSATRIAMESYLNKQGIKARTKLQLTSNEAVKQAVIAGLGVSIMPLIGLKNELENNSITILPSKGLPIITNWTLIWLKGKKMSPAATAYLDFIKKEKESIKNKNFSWIDSF from the coding sequence ATGAATTATACTTTACATCAACTGCAAGTATTCTTAAAAATCACACAAACTAAAAGCATAACAAAAGCCGCGGAAGAGTTACATCTCACGCAACCCGCCGTATCTATTCAGTTAAAAAATCTTCAGGATCAGTTTGAAATTCCGCTTACAGAAGTAATAGGAAGGAAATTATTTGTGACCGATTTTGGAAAAGAAATTGCCTTAGCCGCCGAAAACATAGTCAATGAAGTGCATAGCATCAATTACAAAACTCTGGCATTTAAAGGGATTTTAAGTGGCAAACTCAGGATATCCGTAGTGTCAACAGGAAAATATGTTATGCCTTATTTTTTGTCTGATTTTACCAACAATAATAAAGGTGTAGAGCTAGATGTGGATGTTGCTAATAAGCTAAAAGTAATCAAAGCCCTCAAAAATAATGAAGTTGATTTTGCCTTGGTTTCTACCTTGCCCTCAGGAATTGAAGTAGAATCCGAGGTTTTAATGGATAATAAGTTGTTTTTAGTTGCCAATCAAAAAACGGAATTGAATAATCCTAAAAGAGCAAATGAATTCCTCTCCAACACCTCTCTTATTTACCGTGAAGAAGGATCTGCCACACGAATCGCTATGGAAAGCTATCTAAATAAGCAAGGAATTAAGGCCAGAACAAAACTGCAATTGACCTCCAATGAAGCTGTCAAACAGGCGGTGATTGCAGGCTTAGGGGTTTCGATTATGCCCTTAATCGGTTTAAAAAATGAGCTTGAAAACAACAGTATTACAATCTTGCCTTCCAAGGGTTTGCCTATTATCACCAATTGGACTTTAATTTGGTTAAAGGGTAAAAAAATGAGTCCGGCAGCTACAGCTTATTTGGATTTTATTAAAAAAGAAAAGGAAAGCATCAAAAACAAAAACTTTTCATGGATAGATTCCTTTTAA
- a CDS encoding TolC family protein produces MKSILLGFLFLGFTVWSQNTTKELSYNEFLGYVKKYHPLVKSANLELNQAQANLMMARGGFDPKIEVDFEQKKFKDNEYYSILNSSFKIPTWYGIEVKAGFDNNDGIYLNPENTVPNQGLTSLGISIPLGQGLFINQRMADLRKAKIQVKLSQAERNLMAVSVLYDASVAYFNWKRNFNEVTLYQNYLTNAEVRYKGITKSIEEGDKPAIDSVEAGIIVRNRKLSLEESRLKLTKAQLELANFLWLENNVPLELQDDIVPEENLAATIKETLRTNDLMLENPSLENHPKINALENKIEILEVERKLKANMLLPKIDLGYSYLSEPSYFDNYRFQDYKVGVNFSFPVFLRKERGSLQLAKYKLQDVKFDLDLERVQLKNKIKAQQTEIASLEKQQQLINNLVADYSTMLASEERLFSFGESSVFLINSRENNLVSAQLSKLQIENRFFDSNATLFKIMANPE; encoded by the coding sequence ATGAAATCAATCCTTTTAGGTTTTTTATTTTTGGGATTCACGGTTTGGAGTCAAAATACTACCAAAGAACTCAGCTATAATGAGTTTTTAGGGTATGTCAAAAAATACCATCCGTTGGTTAAAAGTGCCAACTTAGAACTCAATCAGGCACAAGCCAATTTAATGATGGCGCGCGGTGGTTTTGACCCTAAGATTGAAGTCGATTTTGAACAGAAAAAATTCAAAGACAACGAATATTATTCGATACTAAACAGCAGTTTTAAAATTCCGACTTGGTACGGCATTGAAGTCAAAGCCGGATTTGACAACAACGACGGTATTTATCTGAATCCAGAAAATACGGTTCCGAATCAAGGTTTGACTTCGCTTGGCATTTCGATTCCGTTGGGACAAGGCTTATTCATTAACCAACGCATGGCCGATTTGCGCAAAGCCAAAATTCAAGTCAAATTGAGTCAGGCCGAACGAAATTTAATGGCGGTTTCAGTGTTGTATGACGCTTCAGTGGCTTATTTCAATTGGAAGAGAAATTTTAACGAGGTCACTTTGTACCAAAATTATTTAACCAATGCCGAAGTGCGTTATAAAGGTATCACAAAATCCATTGAAGAAGGCGACAAACCGGCCATTGACAGCGTAGAAGCCGGAATCATAGTGAGAAACCGAAAGTTAAGCTTGGAAGAATCGAGATTAAAATTGACAAAAGCCCAATTGGAATTGGCTAACTTTCTTTGGTTAGAAAATAATGTGCCGCTCGAATTGCAAGACGATATCGTACCTGAGGAAAATTTGGCTGCGACCATCAAAGAAACGTTACGCACTAACGACTTGATGTTAGAAAATCCTTCTTTAGAAAACCATCCGAAAATCAACGCATTGGAAAACAAAATCGAAATACTCGAAGTCGAACGAAAATTGAAAGCCAATATGCTTTTACCTAAAATCGATTTGGGTTACTCGTATTTATCGGAGCCGAGTTACTTTGACAATTACCGATTTCAGGATTATAAAGTAGGCGTGAATTTTTCCTTTCCGGTGTTTTTGCGCAAAGAACGCGGGAGTTTACAGTTGGCTAAATACAAATTGCAAGATGTAAAATTCGATTTAGATTTGGAACGGGTACAATTGAAGAATAAAATCAAAGCGCAACAAACCGAAATCGCTTCACTCGAAAAACAGCAACAGCTCATCAATAATTTAGTAGCGGATTACAGTACGATGTTGGCTTCCGAAGAACGCCTTTTCTCCTTTGGCGAAAGCTCTGTCTTTTTAATCAATTCGCGCGAAAACAATTTGGTTTCCGCCCAACTTTCAAAACTGCAAATAGAAAACCGGTTTTTCGACTCTAACGCAACGCTGTTTAAAATCATGGCGAATCCCGAGTAA
- a CDS encoding L-threonylcarbamoyladenylate synthase: MISTDIHQAAHLLKNDAVISIPTETVYGLAGNIFSEKAIKSIFNLKKRPLSNPLIVHIGNANQLEDLVTQVPILAKKLMEKFWPGSLTLVLPKKDIVPNFVTGGKDTVAVRMPNHEQTLKLLNLLSFPLAAPSANPFSSISPTKASHVEAYFGASIPLILEGGNCQKGIESTIIGFENDTPVLYRLGSIALEDIEHEIGPVNIKNFEEHKPMAPGMMAKHYAPKTQTITTDNILESIDFYKNKKVGLLLFNQIINSENITHQEVLSFNSDLAEAASNLYAAMHRLDRLNLDIIIAEKFPENQLGRSINDRLKRATASTNTSYVFN; this comes from the coding sequence ATGATTTCAACAGACATTCATCAGGCAGCTCATTTACTTAAAAATGATGCCGTCATCTCCATTCCAACAGAAACCGTGTATGGTTTAGCCGGGAATATTTTTAGTGAAAAAGCCATCAAAAGCATTTTCAATTTAAAAAAACGTCCCCTTTCCAATCCGCTGATTGTTCACATTGGTAATGCCAATCAATTAGAAGATTTGGTTACTCAAGTCCCGATCTTAGCCAAAAAATTAATGGAGAAATTTTGGCCGGGATCTCTAACCTTAGTGCTACCAAAGAAAGATATTGTCCCTAATTTCGTAACCGGAGGAAAAGACACTGTGGCCGTTCGCATGCCCAATCACGAGCAAACGCTCAAACTATTAAACCTCTTATCTTTCCCGTTAGCGGCTCCAAGTGCTAATCCTTTCAGTTCTATCAGTCCAACCAAAGCGAGTCATGTGGAAGCATATTTCGGAGCTTCAATTCCGCTTATCCTTGAAGGTGGAAATTGCCAAAAAGGAATAGAATCCACTATAATCGGATTTGAAAACGATACTCCTGTTTTATACCGATTAGGGTCGATTGCTCTGGAAGATATTGAACATGAAATCGGCCCGGTTAATATCAAAAACTTTGAAGAGCACAAACCTATGGCACCGGGCATGATGGCCAAACATTATGCCCCGAAAACACAGACTATAACCACTGATAATATATTGGAATCTATCGATTTTTATAAAAATAAAAAAGTAGGCTTACTTCTTTTTAACCAAATCATTAACTCCGAAAATATTACCCATCAGGAAGTGCTTTCCTTCAATAGCGATTTGGCTGAAGCGGCTTCCAATTTATATGCGGCTATGCACCGATTGGACCGTTTAAACTTAGATATCATTATTGCTGAAAAATTTCCTGAAAATCAGCTGGGCAGATCTATTAACGACCGTCTCAAAAGAGCAACAGCATCAACAAACACTTCCTATGTTTTTAACTAA
- a CDS encoding DUF6671 family protein, translating into MKIFNNRKLLVATKHHKEKVIAPLFEKKLGVRCFTSDEFDTDTLGTFSGEVSRKDDALTTLRKKCILAMEKNHCDLVIASEGSFGVHPSVFFASADDELIMLKDAKNDLEIVAREISLDTNFNASVITNESDLLAFAQRVQFPSHALILKPAENNFSKIVKGINDSENLKKYVNEFINEFGMAYVETDMRAQFNPTRMKVIEKAAQKLLQNVQSTCPNCKSPGFAITKAIPGLPCSWCKKPTDSTLSYLYTCNKCEFTKEALFPHQKNTEDPTYCHLCNP; encoded by the coding sequence ATGAAGATATTCAATAATCGAAAACTATTAGTAGCCACAAAACACCATAAAGAAAAGGTTATTGCTCCTTTATTCGAAAAAAAACTAGGTGTTCGCTGTTTTACTTCTGATGAATTTGACACCGATACTCTGGGAACTTTCTCAGGTGAAGTATCCAGAAAAGATGATGCTCTAACGACCCTTAGAAAAAAATGTATCCTTGCTATGGAAAAGAATCATTGTGATTTGGTTATCGCTAGTGAAGGGTCGTTTGGAGTTCATCCTTCAGTTTTTTTTGCCTCGGCAGATGATGAATTAATAATGCTAAAAGACGCTAAAAACGACTTGGAAATTGTAGCTCGGGAAATAAGTTTAGACACCAATTTCAATGCATCCGTCATTACTAATGAAAGTGATTTACTAGCCTTTGCCCAACGAGTTCAGTTCCCATCACATGCTCTCATTTTAAAACCGGCTGAGAACAATTTCAGCAAAATCGTAAAAGGAATTAACGACTCTGAAAATTTAAAGAAATATGTCAACGAATTTATAAATGAATTCGGAATGGCCTATGTGGAGACCGATATGAGAGCCCAGTTCAACCCAACCCGAATGAAAGTCATTGAAAAAGCGGCTCAAAAACTGCTTCAAAACGTTCAATCCACTTGCCCGAATTGTAAATCGCCCGGATTTGCAATCACCAAAGCCATTCCCGGTTTGCCTTGTAGTTGGTGCAAAAAACCAACAGATTCAACACTAAGCTACTTGTATACATGCAACAAATGTGAATTCACCAAAGAAGCGTTATTTCCACACCAAAAAAACACAGAAGACCCAACCTATTGCCATTTGTGTAATCCGTAA